The following are encoded together in the Pseudomonas maumuensis genome:
- a CDS encoding YfiR family protein — protein sequence MTVAVSALRRVTGCALSLLMATLLSTGAPAWAGSAASDAQAQQRAKAVTQVVLGILSYARWPANPTPLRLCLVGPTEYADDLIKGNVQNSGQPLQVSRLLADDPSVASACDAIYLGKLDKLERERLFQRVNGHPVLSISEADDPCTVGSLFCLRVGDQQVAFDVNLDSVARSGVRIHPSVLQLSRRRAGQP from the coding sequence ATGACTGTGGCTGTCTCGGCCTTGAGACGAGTGACGGGTTGTGCGCTCTCGCTGCTGATGGCCACGCTGTTGTCGACCGGCGCTCCCGCCTGGGCGGGCAGTGCCGCGTCGGATGCGCAGGCGCAGCAACGGGCCAAGGCCGTGACCCAGGTGGTACTGGGAATCCTCAGCTACGCGCGCTGGCCTGCCAACCCTACCCCCCTGCGCCTGTGCCTGGTCGGCCCCACCGAGTACGCCGACGACTTGATCAAGGGCAACGTGCAGAACTCCGGGCAACCCCTGCAGGTTAGCCGCCTGCTGGCCGACGACCCGAGCGTGGCCAGCGCCTGCGATGCCATCTACCTCGGCAAGCTCGACAAGCTGGAGCGTGAACGGCTGTTCCAGCGGGTCAATGGCCATCCGGTGCTGAGCATCAGCGAAGCCGACGATCCATGCACGGTGGGCAGCCTGTTCTGCCTGCGGGTCGGTGATCAGCAGGTGGCGTTCGACGTCAACCTCGACTCGGTGGCGCGCAGCGGCGTGCGCATCCACCCCAGCGTGCTGCAGCTGTCGCGACGGCGGGCAGGACAGCCATGA
- the recD gene encoding exodeoxyribonuclease V subunit alpha, translating into MSRNLDDLLPTPLQAEHLSALAPLSASHDLLALLDRWVERGWLRALDRAFVSFLEERAPGSDPLVLLAAALASHQLGHGHVCLDLRQTLAEPDFALSLPPEGDALAGPLLLPSQLLASLDLGTWLQRIAESPLVAAGDSVEQRARPLVLSAERLYLRRYWAYERRIDGALHERLARHQPQPADLAQRLAQLFDGGSAAGAVDWQKLACALATRAGFSVITGGPGTGKTTTVVRLLALLQGPAVEQGRPLRIRLAAPTGKAAARLTESIGQQVERLQVDVEVRAQIPTEVSTVHRLLGSRPGSRHFRHHAGNPLPLDVLVVDEASMIDLEMMANLLDALPPNARLVLLGDKDQLASVEAGAVLGDLCRDAEDGCYWPQTLVWLEQVGGQSLAGIGLKQGDGQRNPLAQQIVMLRHSRRFGEGSGIGQLARLVNRQQALEARALLAARPADVHCLTLGGEHDKRFDRLLLDGLGQGAEGPQGYRGYLRSIGRLRPPPGTPGDDPRWERWAAEVLQSFEAFQLLCAVRRGAWGVEGLNERVARVLHNAGLIDSQQPWYEGRPVLVTRNDYGLGLMNGDIGIALRVPDEQGEALLRVAFPRNDGSGGVRFVLPSRLSEVETVFAMTVHKSQGSEFSHTALVLPDALNPVLTKELVYTGITRAKHCFSLIEPRAGVFEEAVGRKVRRVSGLMLEQV; encoded by the coding sequence ATGAGCCGCAACCTCGATGACCTGCTGCCCACGCCATTGCAGGCGGAGCATCTGAGCGCCCTGGCGCCGCTGAGCGCCAGCCACGACCTGCTGGCGTTGCTCGATCGCTGGGTCGAGCGCGGGTGGTTGCGTGCCCTGGACCGGGCCTTCGTGAGCTTTCTCGAGGAGCGGGCGCCAGGCAGTGACCCTTTGGTCCTGCTCGCCGCGGCGCTGGCCAGTCACCAGCTGGGGCATGGGCATGTGTGCCTGGATCTGCGCCAGACACTCGCTGAACCAGACTTCGCCCTGTCGCTGCCACCGGAAGGCGATGCCCTCGCCGGGCCGCTGCTGCTGCCTTCGCAACTGCTAGCCAGCCTTGACCTGGGTACCTGGCTGCAACGGATTGCCGAGAGCCCGCTGGTCGCGGCGGGCGATAGCGTCGAACAGCGCGCCCGGCCATTGGTGCTGAGCGCCGAGCGCCTGTATCTGCGCCGTTACTGGGCCTACGAACGGCGGATCGACGGCGCCTTGCATGAGCGTCTGGCGCGTCATCAGCCTCAGCCTGCCGATCTTGCCCAGCGCCTGGCGCAGCTGTTCGACGGCGGCTCGGCGGCCGGCGCGGTGGACTGGCAGAAACTGGCCTGCGCCCTGGCCACCCGTGCCGGTTTCAGCGTGATTACCGGCGGCCCCGGCACCGGCAAGACCACCACCGTGGTACGCCTGCTGGCGTTGTTGCAGGGGCCGGCGGTCGAGCAAGGCCGACCGCTGCGTATCCGCCTGGCGGCACCGACCGGCAAGGCCGCGGCGCGCCTGACCGAGTCCATTGGCCAGCAGGTCGAGCGCCTGCAGGTGGACGTTGAGGTACGGGCGCAGATCCCCACCGAGGTCAGCACCGTGCATCGCTTGCTCGGCAGCCGCCCGGGCTCGCGGCACTTCCGCCATCATGCCGGCAACCCGTTGCCGCTGGATGTGCTGGTGGTCGATGAAGCCTCGATGATCGATCTGGAGATGATGGCCAACCTGCTCGACGCCCTGCCGCCGAATGCGCGGCTGGTGCTGCTGGGCGACAAGGACCAGCTGGCTTCGGTGGAAGCCGGGGCGGTGCTGGGCGACCTGTGCCGCGACGCCGAGGACGGCTGCTACTGGCCGCAGACCTTGGTCTGGCTGGAGCAGGTGGGTGGGCAGTCGCTGGCGGGCATCGGCCTGAAGCAGGGCGATGGCCAGCGCAATCCGCTGGCCCAGCAGATCGTGATGCTGCGTCATTCGCGGCGCTTCGGCGAAGGCAGCGGCATCGGCCAGCTGGCGCGCCTGGTCAATCGCCAGCAGGCGCTGGAGGCGCGGGCGTTGCTGGCGGCCCGGCCTGCGGACGTTCATTGCCTGACTTTGGGCGGCGAGCACGACAAGCGCTTCGATCGCCTGCTGCTCGACGGCCTCGGCCAGGGCGCCGAAGGCCCCCAGGGTTACCGAGGCTACCTGCGCAGCATCGGTCGGTTGCGCCCGCCACCAGGCACCCCAGGCGACGACCCGCGTTGGGAGCGCTGGGCGGCGGAGGTACTGCAGAGCTTCGAAGCCTTCCAGCTGCTTTGCGCCGTGCGCAGGGGCGCCTGGGGCGTCGAAGGCCTGAACGAACGCGTGGCCCGGGTGCTGCACAATGCCGGGCTGATCGATAGCCAGCAACCCTGGTACGAGGGCCGCCCGGTACTGGTCACCCGCAATGACTACGGTCTCGGCCTGATGAACGGTGATATCGGCATTGCCCTGCGGGTGCCGGACGAGCAGGGCGAGGCGCTGCTGCGCGTGGCCTTCCCGCGCAACGATGGCAGCGGTGGGGTGCGCTTCGTCTTGCCCAGCCGGCTCAGCGAAGTGGAAACGGTGTTCGCCATGACCGTGCATAAGTCCCAAGGCTCGGAATTCAGCCATACCGCGCTGGTGCTGCCGGATGCCTTGAACCCGGTGTTGACCAAGGAGCTGGTGTACACAGGCATTACCCGTGCCAAGCATTGCTTCAGCCTGATCGAGCCGCGCGCCGGGGTGTTCGAGGAGGCGGTGGGGCGCAAGGTCAGGCGTGTCTCGGGGCTGATGCTGGAGCAAGTCTGA
- a CDS encoding diguanylate cyclase domain-containing protein, which yields MKRSAKRFSRPTLRAVLGRGHLGVALLAAGLAGVLVTLLGVAALRVYASHNLHLIARSINYTVEAAVVFDDSAAANEALALIASTEEVADAKVYDNDGELLAHWQRDAPGLMAQLQTLVARSLLEEPINMPVQHMGQRVGHIELTGQGGSLVRFLLSGLVGILVCTVLSAVLALYLSRRLFGDIIRPLRNLASVAHAARRERSFDRRVPQTQIAELNELGNDFNALLDELEVWQSHLQSENETLAHQASHDSLTGLPNRAFFEGRLSRSLRNAARTEDHLALLFLDSDHFKQINDSLGHAVGDEVLISVASRVRAQLREHDLVARLGGDEFAVLLTPLHSREDAQRIAEKIVASMKLPVQLEDGTSLTTSLSVGIAYYPDDGRDPASLLNAADAAMYQAKRNRRGHWQVAQTERCANDAKNRS from the coding sequence ATGAAACGTTCAGCCAAGCGCTTCAGCCGGCCGACCCTGCGCGCCGTGCTCGGGCGTGGTCACCTCGGCGTGGCCCTGCTGGCCGCCGGTCTGGCCGGGGTACTGGTAACCCTGCTCGGGGTGGCGGCGTTGCGCGTGTATGCCAGCCACAACCTGCACTTGATCGCCCGCTCCATCAACTACACCGTCGAGGCCGCCGTGGTCTTCGACGACAGTGCCGCGGCCAACGAGGCCCTGGCGCTTATCGCCTCCACCGAGGAGGTGGCCGACGCCAAGGTCTACGACAACGACGGCGAACTGCTTGCCCATTGGCAACGCGATGCGCCAGGGCTCATGGCGCAGTTGCAGACTCTGGTGGCGCGCAGCCTGCTGGAGGAGCCGATCAACATGCCGGTGCAGCACATGGGCCAGCGCGTCGGGCATATCGAGTTGACCGGGCAGGGTGGCAGCCTGGTGCGCTTCCTGCTCAGCGGCCTGGTCGGGATCCTGGTTTGCACGGTGCTCAGTGCGGTGCTGGCGCTGTACCTGTCACGGCGTCTGTTCGGCGACATCATCCGGCCTCTGCGCAACCTGGCCAGCGTTGCCCATGCGGCGCGGCGCGAACGCAGCTTCGACCGCCGAGTGCCGCAAACCCAGATCGCCGAGCTCAACGAGTTGGGCAACGACTTCAATGCCCTGCTCGATGAACTGGAGGTGTGGCAGAGCCACCTGCAAAGCGAGAACGAGACCCTCGCCCACCAGGCCAGCCATGACAGCCTGACCGGTCTGCCCAACCGCGCCTTCTTCGAAGGGCGGCTGAGTCGCAGCCTGCGCAACGCCGCACGCACTGAAGATCACTTGGCCCTGTTGTTCCTCGACAGCGACCATTTCAAGCAGATCAACGACAGCCTCGGCCATGCGGTGGGAGACGAAGTGCTGATCAGCGTGGCCAGCCGGGTGCGTGCGCAACTGCGCGAGCATGACCTGGTGGCGCGTCTGGGCGGCGACGAGTTCGCCGTGCTGCTGACGCCGCTGCACTCGCGCGAGGATGCCCAGCGTATCGCCGAGAAGATCGTCGCCAGCATGAAGCTGCCGGTGCAGCTGGAGGATGGTACCAGCCTCACCACGTCGCTGAGCGTTGGTATCGCCTATTACCCGGACGACGGCCGCGACCCGGCCAGTCTGCT